One window from the genome of Populus alba chromosome 15, ASM523922v2, whole genome shotgun sequence encodes:
- the LOC118035299 gene encoding ultraviolet-B receptor UVR8 isoform X1, translating to MEEAKRDEEESKQQQIWSWGAGTEGQLGTGKLEDEYLPQLLHLPFLSSAESISTLACGGAHVIALTSGGRVFTWGRGTTGQLGHGEMLNSLHPKPVSSLQSYVITQVSAGWSHSGFVSDIGLLFTCGDGSFGQLGQGDYRSQSTPVKVDYFTNNFVNQIACGMRHSLVLLNGNQVYGFGSGKRGQLGISRDKIKSINLPQVTCGLEDVQIVSISANGDHSAAISADGHLYTWGRGFAGASDANFPQLSLSSLRCTKAALGWNHGLLLTGDEEVLMLGGNYHGVLCDLEKMSAVKHRPEDSPGTALNEVIGLDGVKVVKFAAGAEHSALVTVDGAVKTWGWGEHGQLGLGNTNDQTIPQTVILVPDIQNKEASLNVYCGSGFTFAIRSLCQS from the exons ATGGAAGAAGCTAAAAGGGATGAAGAAGAATCAAAACAGCAACAGATATGGAGTTGGGGGGCAGGAACGGAGGGACAACTAGGCACAGGGAAGCTTGAAGATGAGTATCTCCCTCAACTCCTTCACCTTCCCTTTCTCTCCTCTGCTGAATCCATTTCCACTCTTGCTTGCGGCGGTGCTCATGTTATTGCCTTAACCTCTG GTGGGAGAGTGTTCACATGGGGCAGGGGCACAACTGGTCAATTGGGTCATGGAGAGATGCTCAACAGCTTACACCCAAAGCCGGTCAGCTCCTTGCAGAGTTATGTCATTACTCAGGTCTCAGCTGGATGGAGCCATTCTGGGTTTGTCTCAG ACATAGGCTTGCTTTTTACATGCGGGGATGGCTCATTTGGCCAGCTTGGGCAAGGGGATTACAGGTCGCAGAGTACTCCTGTTAAAGTCGACTACTTCActaataattttgttaatcAGATTGCTTGTGGCATGCGCCATTCACTTGTATTGCTTAACG GAAATCAAGTTTATGGTTTTGGTTCCGGAAAGCGTGGTCAACTGGGTATCTCCAgagataaaatcaaatcaattaatcTTCCTCAAGTCACTTGTGGGTTAGAAGATGTCCAAATCGTTAGCATCAGTGCAAATGGAGATCACAGTGCTGCAATATCTG CTGATGGTCATTTATACACGTGGGGAAGGGGTTTTGCTGGCGCTTCAGATGCTAACTTTCCTCAGCTTTCACTTTCATCTTTGCGGTGCACCAAAGCTGCTCTTGGATGGAATCATGGCTTACTGTTGACAG GTGATGAGGAAGTACTTATGCTTGGTGGTAATTACCATGGGGTTCTTTGTGATCTTGAGAAAATGAGTGCAGTGAAGCATCGTCCTG AAGATTCACCCGGAACTGCTTTGAATGAAGTAATTGGTCTTGATGGGGTTAAAGTTGTGAAGTTTGCGGCCGGAGCTGAGCACTCTGCTTTAGTGACAG TGGATGGAGCAGTAAAGACATGGGGTTGGGGTGAACACGGTCAGCTTGGCCTGGGGAATACAAATGATCAAACTATCCCTCAAACAGTCATTCTAGTCCCTGATATTCAGAATAAAGAAGCCTCCTTGAATGTTTACTGTGGTAGTGGTTTTACATTTGCCATAAGGTCACTCTGTCAATCCTGA
- the LOC118035299 gene encoding ultraviolet-B receptor UVR8 isoform X2, whose translation MEEAKRDEEESKQQQIWSWGAGTEGQLGTGKLEDEYLPQLLHLPFLSSAESISTLACGGAHVIALTSGGRVFTWGRGTTGQLGHGEMLNSLHPKPVSSLQSYVITQVSAGWSHSGFVSDIGLLFTCGDGSFGQLGQGDYRSQSTPVKVDYFTNNFVNQIACGMRHSLVLLNGNQVYGFGSGKRGQLGISRDKIKSINLPQVTCGLEDVQIVSISANGDHSAAISADGHLYTWGRGFAGASDANFPQLSLSSLRCTKAALGWNHGLLLTGDEEVLMLGGNYHGVLCDLEKMSAVKHRPDSPGTALNEVIGLDGVKVVKFAAGAEHSALVTVDGAVKTWGWGEHGQLGLGNTNDQTIPQTVILVPDIQNKEASLNVYCGSGFTFAIRSLCQS comes from the exons ATGGAAGAAGCTAAAAGGGATGAAGAAGAATCAAAACAGCAACAGATATGGAGTTGGGGGGCAGGAACGGAGGGACAACTAGGCACAGGGAAGCTTGAAGATGAGTATCTCCCTCAACTCCTTCACCTTCCCTTTCTCTCCTCTGCTGAATCCATTTCCACTCTTGCTTGCGGCGGTGCTCATGTTATTGCCTTAACCTCTG GTGGGAGAGTGTTCACATGGGGCAGGGGCACAACTGGTCAATTGGGTCATGGAGAGATGCTCAACAGCTTACACCCAAAGCCGGTCAGCTCCTTGCAGAGTTATGTCATTACTCAGGTCTCAGCTGGATGGAGCCATTCTGGGTTTGTCTCAG ACATAGGCTTGCTTTTTACATGCGGGGATGGCTCATTTGGCCAGCTTGGGCAAGGGGATTACAGGTCGCAGAGTACTCCTGTTAAAGTCGACTACTTCActaataattttgttaatcAGATTGCTTGTGGCATGCGCCATTCACTTGTATTGCTTAACG GAAATCAAGTTTATGGTTTTGGTTCCGGAAAGCGTGGTCAACTGGGTATCTCCAgagataaaatcaaatcaattaatcTTCCTCAAGTCACTTGTGGGTTAGAAGATGTCCAAATCGTTAGCATCAGTGCAAATGGAGATCACAGTGCTGCAATATCTG CTGATGGTCATTTATACACGTGGGGAAGGGGTTTTGCTGGCGCTTCAGATGCTAACTTTCCTCAGCTTTCACTTTCATCTTTGCGGTGCACCAAAGCTGCTCTTGGATGGAATCATGGCTTACTGTTGACAG GTGATGAGGAAGTACTTATGCTTGGTGGTAATTACCATGGGGTTCTTTGTGATCTTGAGAAAATGAGTGCAGTGAAGCATCGTCCTG ATTCACCCGGAACTGCTTTGAATGAAGTAATTGGTCTTGATGGGGTTAAAGTTGTGAAGTTTGCGGCCGGAGCTGAGCACTCTGCTTTAGTGACAG TGGATGGAGCAGTAAAGACATGGGGTTGGGGTGAACACGGTCAGCTTGGCCTGGGGAATACAAATGATCAAACTATCCCTCAAACAGTCATTCTAGTCCCTGATATTCAGAATAAAGAAGCCTCCTTGAATGTTTACTGTGGTAGTGGTTTTACATTTGCCATAAGGTCACTCTGTCAATCCTGA